Proteins co-encoded in one Sulfuricystis thermophila genomic window:
- a CDS encoding isochorismatase family protein, translating into MKPLTLTAQDALLIVDVQNDFLPGGALAVPAGDAVIAPLNRWIERFRAAGLPIIASRDWHPVDHCSFSPQGGPWPPHCIAGSAGAAFAAALALPDDAWVISKAAAKDAEAYSAFAGTDLYTRLQGRGIRRLFVGGLATDYCVKNTVLDALRLGYAVRLLTDAIRAVDVRPGDGERALAEMAAAGAEPWAGTP; encoded by the coding sequence ATGAAACCGCTCACCCTGACGGCGCAAGACGCGCTGTTGATCGTCGATGTGCAAAACGATTTCCTGCCGGGCGGCGCCCTGGCGGTGCCCGCCGGCGATGCGGTGATCGCGCCGCTCAACCGCTGGATCGAACGCTTCCGGGCGGCTGGCCTGCCGATCATCGCCTCGCGCGATTGGCACCCCGTCGATCATTGCTCATTCTCGCCGCAGGGTGGACCGTGGCCGCCCCATTGCATCGCCGGCAGCGCCGGCGCCGCTTTCGCCGCCGCGCTGGCGCTGCCCGACGACGCCTGGGTGATTTCGAAAGCGGCCGCGAAGGATGCGGAGGCCTACTCGGCCTTCGCCGGCACCGATCTCTACACCAGGCTTCAAGGCCGTGGAATTCGCCGCCTGTTCGTCGGCGGGCTCGCCACCGACTATTGCGTCAAGAACACGGTGCTCGATGCGCTGCGCCTCGGCTACGCGGTGAGGCTGCTGACCGATGCGATCCGGGCGGTCGATGTACGACCCGGCGATGGTGAGCGCGCGCTCGCCGAGATGGCGGCCGCCGGCGCCGAGCCGTGGGCCGGCACGCCATGA
- a CDS encoding phenylacetate--CoA ligase family protein, whose amino-acid sequence MELGEGASTAQRSQQAAQQNFSQALKVWLHRRQRPQRYAQLDRLLANQALDATRLRAKQAADLAAIVAHARASTAWYAERFAQLSQNWRITDLPVLTKDEVRAHLPALLARPHDPASTPIGHTGGSTGQPLAFYYDEAKHELMRAGMMRSYMLSGWRPGQKILNFWGARQDTVKGGVFASVAWDDYIAAEKTLPAHEIDAAKLDDWARFIQRYRPTLLQGYASILAALARFVLDEQRAMPDSLIGVYSTAETLTEAMRETIEAAFRCKVFNQYGSREIPNIACECRHGHLHVWTDMVWLESRDGELLVTSLTNRLMPMIRYAIGDCGELLDGACSCGLPFPLMTMNLCRHNDLIHTPDGRRLHPSFFNRLMYGLTQVRQYQFVQEAPGQVTLRLVATEPLDAPTLARLSGELAAAGLTLSIVHVPEIPRTISGKHRFVIRAI is encoded by the coding sequence ATGGAGTTAGGCGAGGGAGCGAGCACCGCGCAACGCAGCCAGCAGGCCGCGCAGCAGAATTTTTCACAAGCTCTGAAAGTCTGGCTGCACCGGCGGCAACGGCCCCAGCGCTACGCCCAGCTCGATCGACTGCTGGCGAACCAGGCGCTCGATGCCACCCGGCTGCGCGCGAAGCAAGCAGCCGATCTGGCCGCGATCGTCGCCCATGCCCGCGCCAGCACCGCCTGGTATGCCGAGCGCTTCGCCCAGCTGTCGCAGAACTGGCGCATCACCGATCTGCCGGTGCTGACGAAAGACGAGGTGCGCGCCCATCTGCCGGCGTTACTCGCCCGACCGCACGATCCGGCCAGCACGCCGATCGGCCACACCGGCGGCTCGACCGGCCAGCCGCTGGCGTTCTATTACGACGAAGCCAAACACGAGCTGATGCGCGCCGGCATGATGCGGAGCTACATGCTCTCCGGCTGGCGGCCGGGGCAGAAGATCCTCAACTTCTGGGGCGCGCGCCAGGACACGGTGAAAGGCGGCGTGTTCGCCAGTGTCGCCTGGGATGACTACATCGCCGCCGAAAAGACGCTGCCGGCGCATGAGATCGACGCCGCGAAGCTCGATGACTGGGCGCGCTTCATCCAGCGCTACCGACCGACGCTCCTCCAAGGCTATGCGTCGATCCTCGCCGCGCTGGCGCGCTTCGTGCTCGACGAACAGCGCGCGATGCCCGACAGCCTGATCGGCGTCTATTCGACGGCCGAGACGCTTACCGAGGCGATGCGCGAGACGATCGAGGCCGCCTTCCGCTGCAAGGTGTTCAACCAGTATGGCAGCCGCGAGATCCCCAACATCGCCTGCGAGTGCCGCCACGGCCATCTGCACGTATGGACCGACATGGTCTGGCTCGAATCCCGCGACGGGGAACTGCTCGTCACCTCGCTGACCAACCGGTTGATGCCGATGATCCGCTATGCGATCGGCGATTGCGGCGAGCTGCTCGACGGCGCATGTTCCTGCGGCCTGCCGTTTCCGCTGATGACGATGAATCTCTGCCGGCACAACGACCTGATCCACACCCCGGACGGTCGCCGGCTTCACCCTTCGTTTTTCAACCGGCTGATGTATGGGCTGACGCAGGTGAGGCAATATCAGTTCGTGCAGGAGGCGCCGGGGCAAGTGACGCTGCGCCTCGTCGCGACCGAGCCGCTCGACGCTCCCACCCTCGCGCGGCTGAGCGGCGAGCTCGCCGCCGCCGGCCTCACGCTATCGATCGTGCATGTGCCGGAAATCCCGCGCACGATTTCCGGCAAGCATCGTTTCGTGATCCGGGCGATCTGA